One Epidermidibacterium keratini DNA segment encodes these proteins:
- the miaB gene encoding tRNA (N6-isopentenyl adenosine(37)-C2)-methylthiotransferase MiaB, with amino-acid sequence MSTQSTADAPPAARTYQIRTYGCQMNAHDSERLAGVLEADGYRPAPEGADADVVVFNTCAVRENADNKLYGNLSHLAPAKRANPNLQIAVGGCLAQKDRAGIVERAPYVDVVFGTHNVGSLPALLRRARHNQRAEVEILESLDQFPSTLPAKRESAYAGWVSISVGCNNTCTFCIVPSLRGRERDRRPGEVLAEVQALVDEGALEVTLLGQNVNSYGVEFGDRGAFAKLLRACGQIDGLERVRFTSPHPRDFTDDVIEAMASTPNVCPQLHMPLQSGSAAVLKAMRRSYRPDRFLGILAKVREAMPHAAITTDIIVGFPGESDDDFEQTLQVVREAQFASAFTFQYSPRPGTPAASLPDQLPKAVVQERYERLVALQNEISWQQNRRLVGSEVELLVAAGEGRKDETTARMSGRARDGRLVHFTPTGPAIDGEIRPGDVITTTISYAAPHHLNADGDVHSHRRTRAGDVHQARTADPEPAGSGVLLGMPTVRRAATS; translated from the coding sequence ATGAGCACACAATCCACCGCCGATGCGCCCCCGGCCGCCCGGACCTACCAGATCCGCACCTACGGCTGCCAGATGAACGCCCACGACTCCGAGCGCCTGGCCGGCGTACTTGAGGCCGATGGCTACCGTCCGGCGCCGGAAGGCGCCGACGCCGACGTCGTCGTGTTCAACACGTGCGCGGTACGCGAGAACGCCGACAACAAGCTCTACGGCAACCTCAGCCACCTCGCGCCGGCGAAGCGGGCCAACCCGAACCTGCAGATCGCGGTCGGTGGCTGCCTGGCACAGAAGGACCGCGCTGGGATCGTCGAGCGGGCGCCGTACGTCGATGTCGTCTTCGGCACCCACAACGTGGGGTCGCTGCCGGCGCTGCTGCGCCGCGCCCGCCACAACCAGCGTGCCGAGGTCGAGATCCTCGAGTCGCTCGATCAGTTTCCGTCGACGTTGCCGGCCAAGCGCGAGTCGGCGTACGCCGGCTGGGTGTCGATCTCGGTGGGGTGCAACAACACGTGCACGTTTTGCATCGTGCCGTCGCTGCGCGGCCGTGAGCGCGACCGTCGCCCCGGCGAGGTGCTCGCCGAGGTGCAGGCGCTCGTCGACGAAGGGGCCCTCGAGGTCACGCTGCTCGGGCAGAACGTCAACTCCTACGGCGTCGAGTTCGGCGACCGTGGCGCGTTTGCCAAGCTGCTGCGCGCGTGCGGGCAGATCGACGGGCTGGAGCGGGTGCGCTTCACCTCGCCGCATCCGCGCGACTTCACCGACGACGTGATCGAGGCGATGGCCAGTACGCCGAACGTCTGCCCGCAGCTGCACATGCCGCTGCAGTCCGGCTCCGCCGCGGTGCTGAAGGCGATGCGCCGCTCCTACCGGCCCGACCGGTTCCTCGGCATCCTGGCCAAGGTCCGCGAGGCGATGCCGCACGCGGCGATCACCACCGACATCATCGTGGGCTTCCCCGGCGAGAGCGACGACGACTTCGAGCAGACGCTGCAGGTGGTGCGCGAGGCGCAGTTCGCCAGCGCCTTCACCTTCCAGTACTCACCGCGCCCGGGTACGCCGGCAGCAAGCCTGCCCGACCAGCTGCCCAAGGCGGTCGTGCAAGAGCGCTACGAACGGCTGGTAGCGCTGCAAAACGAGATCAGCTGGCAGCAAAACCGCCGGCTGGTCGGCAGCGAGGTCGAGCTGCTCGTCGCGGCGGGCGAGGGCCGCAAGGACGAGACGACGGCGCGGATGAGCGGGCGCGCCCGAGATGGCCGCCTCGTGCACTTCACCCCGACGGGTCCCGCGATCGACGGCGAGATTCGGCCCGGCGATGTCATCACGACCACGATCAGCTACGCCGCGCCGCACCATCTCAACGCGGACGGCGACGTGCACAGCCACCGGCGTACTCGCGCCGGCGACGTTCATCAGGCGCGCACGGCCGACCCTGAGCCGGCCGGCTCCGGCGTACTGCTGGGCATGCCGACGGTACGCCGCGCTGCTACGAGCTGA
- a CDS encoding DUF349 domain-containing protein, with amino-acid sequence MAASNEWGRVDDDGTVYVRSGDSERVIGSWQAGTAEEGLAHFVRRFDDLETEVSLLENRLKAPSSDAKSMATNAEHLRASLGEAHAIGDLAGLDARLGVVLEKTALRKQEAQAAKVQARADAVAAKERLVNEAETLASSTQWKATGDRLRTIIDEWKAIKGVDRKTDDVLWKRFSAARDSFAKARGAHFAALDRQRESAKETKQGIVAEAQSLASSTDWAPTAARMKALMADWKAAGRAPRDAEDKLWNEFRTAQDTFFAARSAVLDVRDAEQVENQKAKEKLLADYSSIDPAADLDRAKEQLRDLQGKWEAIGHVPRDAMRPLEDKLRGLERRVRDAEDAQWKRSAAQSNPLLLSMRENVEKAQTQLEKAEASGDAKRIADARANLEAKQQWLAEAEKSVSS; translated from the coding sequence ATGGCAGCGAGCAACGAATGGGGCCGCGTCGATGACGACGGCACCGTGTACGTGCGCTCGGGCGACTCCGAGCGGGTGATCGGGTCCTGGCAGGCCGGCACCGCCGAGGAAGGCCTCGCTCATTTCGTCCGTCGGTTCGACGATCTCGAGACCGAGGTAAGCCTGCTGGAGAACCGGCTGAAGGCACCCAGCAGCGACGCGAAGTCGATGGCCACGAACGCCGAGCACCTGCGCGCGTCTCTCGGTGAGGCACACGCGATCGGTGACCTTGCGGGCCTCGATGCCCGTCTCGGGGTCGTCCTGGAGAAGACCGCGCTGCGCAAGCAGGAGGCGCAGGCGGCGAAGGTGCAGGCGCGTGCCGATGCCGTAGCCGCCAAGGAGCGGCTGGTCAACGAGGCCGAGACGCTCGCCAGCTCGACGCAGTGGAAGGCAACCGGCGACCGGCTGCGGACGATCATCGACGAGTGGAAGGCGATCAAGGGCGTCGACCGCAAGACCGACGACGTGCTGTGGAAGCGCTTCAGCGCGGCCCGCGACTCGTTCGCCAAGGCGCGCGGCGCTCACTTTGCGGCACTGGACCGACAGCGCGAGTCGGCTAAGGAGACCAAGCAGGGCATCGTCGCCGAGGCGCAGTCGCTCGCGAGCTCGACCGACTGGGCCCCAACCGCGGCGCGGATGAAGGCGCTGATGGCGGACTGGAAGGCCGCCGGTCGGGCGCCGCGCGATGCCGAGGACAAGCTGTGGAACGAGTTCCGTACGGCGCAGGACACGTTCTTCGCCGCACGCTCGGCCGTCCTTGACGTGCGCGACGCTGAGCAGGTCGAAAACCAGAAGGCCAAGGAGAAGCTGCTCGCGGACTACTCCTCGATCGACCCGGCGGCCGACCTGGACCGCGCCAAGGAGCAGCTGCGCGATCTGCAGGGCAAATGGGAAGCGATCGGGCACGTGCCGCGTGATGCGATGCGCCCGCTCGAAGACAAGCTGCGCGGCCTCGAACGCCGGGTACGCGACGCCGAGGACGCGCAGTGGAAGCGGTCGGCGGCGCAGTCCAACCCGCTGCTGCTCAGCATGCGCGAAAACGTCGAGAAGGCACAGACGCAACTCGAGAAGGCCGAGGCCTCAGGCGATGCAAAGCGGATCGCCGATGCCCGCGCCAACCTTGAGGCCAAGCAGCAGTGGCTAGCCGAGGCCGAGAAGTCGGTCAGCTCGTAG
- a CDS encoding class III extradiol ring-cleavage dioxygenase family protein, which translates to MSAPPIDRLAVIPSAPLLLPGATGRDVPDEVARLRDQVTTAVRWLAEGAQPLTVVIAGEPRRWEPAVLSARELGIAWTGRFGTPAAEAKPRADYPTALLVAAAYTDGLQVVCGLSTPGETVALESSSVLVVGGGSARRGEGAPGHIDPRAVPHDDETARLLSAGDGGGFAARDLTVAAELLDDLSAPMAALGGQGAPRTAQLDYYAAPYGVGYLIARWQW; encoded by the coding sequence GTGAGTGCACCGCCCATCGACCGTCTTGCCGTGATCCCGTCGGCTCCGCTGCTGTTGCCGGGAGCGACCGGCCGCGACGTCCCCGACGAGGTCGCGAGGCTGCGCGACCAGGTCACGACGGCGGTGCGGTGGCTCGCCGAGGGCGCCCAGCCACTCACCGTCGTTATCGCCGGCGAGCCGCGGCGCTGGGAGCCCGCGGTGCTCAGCGCCCGCGAGCTCGGGATCGCGTGGACCGGACGGTTCGGTACGCCGGCGGCCGAGGCGAAGCCCCGCGCGGACTATCCGACCGCGCTGCTCGTTGCGGCGGCGTACACCGATGGCCTGCAGGTGGTCTGCGGGCTGAGTACGCCGGGGGAGACGGTCGCGCTCGAGTCGAGCAGCGTTCTGGTGGTCGGGGGAGGCTCCGCGCGCCGTGGCGAGGGCGCGCCGGGACACATCGACCCCCGCGCGGTGCCGCACGATGACGAGACCGCGCGCCTGCTCAGCGCCGGGGACGGCGGTGGCTTCGCTGCCCGCGACCTCACGGTCGCCGCCGAGCTGCTCGATGACCTCAGCGCGCCCATGGCCGCGCTGGGTGGGCAGGGCGCGCCGCGGACCGCGCAGCTGGACTACTACGCCGCGCCGTACGGCGTGGGCTACTTGATCGCGCGGTGGCAGTGGTGA
- the miaA gene encoding tRNA (adenosine(37)-N6)-dimethylallyltransferase MiaA: MSDGQGGPEVAVIAGPTAAGKTAAALDLVERLGGPEYAEILNADSMQVYAGMDIGTGKITPDQMRGITHHLFDLWPVTHDATVAEYQAVARDCIADVRSRGKLPILVGGSGLYITAVIDDLRFPGTDPAVRARLESELAERGAAALHERLADTDPQAASRILPSNGRRLVRALEVIELTGEPFSAQLPQLAGDRPVYRSAQVALDWPAPLLAERIAARVQQMWRDGLVDEVAQLREQGIEQGRTASRALGYAQVLAFLRGEISEDDAREQTTAATRRFARRQRSWLRRDPRISWFDVASGVPVDELAHTITA; this comes from the coding sequence GTGAGCGATGGGCAGGGCGGGCCGGAGGTCGCCGTCATTGCCGGTCCTACCGCGGCCGGCAAGACCGCAGCCGCGTTGGATCTCGTCGAGCGCCTCGGTGGCCCGGAGTACGCCGAGATCCTGAACGCCGACTCCATGCAGGTGTACGCCGGGATGGACATCGGCACCGGCAAGATCACGCCCGACCAGATGCGCGGGATCACCCACCACCTGTTTGACCTGTGGCCGGTAACCCATGACGCGACGGTCGCGGAGTACCAGGCAGTCGCCCGAGACTGCATCGCGGACGTGCGATCGCGAGGCAAGCTGCCGATCCTCGTGGGTGGCTCGGGGCTCTACATCACCGCTGTCATTGACGATCTGCGCTTCCCGGGCACCGACCCGGCCGTGCGGGCGCGGCTCGAGAGTGAGCTCGCCGAGCGGGGTGCCGCGGCGCTGCACGAGCGGCTCGCTGATACCGACCCGCAGGCCGCGAGCCGGATCCTGCCGAGCAACGGACGGCGGCTGGTGCGCGCGCTGGAGGTCATTGAGCTGACCGGGGAGCCGTTCAGCGCGCAGCTGCCGCAGCTGGCAGGGGACCGCCCCGTCTATCGCTCCGCGCAGGTTGCCCTGGACTGGCCCGCGCCGCTGCTGGCCGAACGGATCGCGGCTCGCGTCCAGCAGATGTGGCGCGACGGGCTTGTCGACGAGGTCGCGCAGCTACGCGAGCAGGGCATCGAGCAAGGCCGCACCGCCAGCCGCGCGCTCGGCTACGCGCAGGTGCTCGCCTTCCTGCGGGGGGAGATCAGCGAGGACGATGCACGCGAGCAGACGACCGCGGCGACCCGCCGGTTTGCCCGGCGCCAGCGGTCCTGGCTGCGGCGCGACCCGCGCATCAGCTGGTTCGACGTGGCGAGCGGGGTGCCGGTCGATGAGCTCGCACATACCATTACCGCGTGA
- the dapF gene encoding diaminopimelate epimerase yields MRTIAFAKGHGTENDFVLLPDPDGLLELDVRMVAELCHRHRGIGADGVLRVVRSTHFDGAPADAEWFMDYRNADGSIVEMCGNGVRVFARFLREEGLVDGRHVPIGTRAGTKLATFEDDGTITVDMGPPQLLGISHTTVGETPVMGTAISMGNPHLACDLAGTGLSVAGLSLLEEPEYDADFFPEGVNQEFYTDSEPLPGYDAHVHMRVHERGVGETRSCGTGICAVAVAALRRSERDSGAVVVDVPGGRLHVDVSPERVLLRGPAVVVARGTWNDPR; encoded by the coding sequence GTGAGGACGATCGCGTTTGCCAAAGGGCACGGCACGGAGAACGACTTTGTCCTCCTTCCCGACCCGGACGGCCTGCTCGAGCTCGACGTACGGATGGTCGCCGAGCTCTGCCACCGCCATCGCGGGATCGGCGCGGACGGCGTACTGCGCGTCGTACGCTCCACGCACTTTGACGGCGCACCGGCCGATGCCGAGTGGTTCATGGACTACCGCAACGCCGACGGCTCGATCGTCGAGATGTGCGGCAACGGCGTGCGCGTCTTCGCGCGGTTCCTGCGTGAGGAAGGGCTCGTGGACGGACGACATGTGCCGATCGGCACTCGCGCCGGCACCAAGCTCGCCACGTTCGAGGACGACGGCACGATCACCGTCGACATGGGACCGCCGCAGCTGCTCGGCATCTCCCACACCACGGTCGGTGAGACCCCGGTGATGGGGACCGCGATCTCGATGGGCAACCCGCACCTTGCCTGCGACCTGGCCGGGACCGGGCTCAGCGTGGCGGGGCTGTCGCTGCTTGAGGAGCCGGAGTACGACGCCGACTTCTTCCCCGAGGGCGTCAACCAGGAGTTCTATACCGACAGCGAGCCGCTGCCCGGGTACGACGCCCACGTGCACATGCGGGTGCACGAGCGCGGCGTGGGGGAGACGCGCTCCTGCGGCACCGGCATCTGTGCGGTCGCCGTGGCGGCACTGCGGCGCAGCGAACGAGACTCCGGCGCGGTGGTCGTCGACGTACCCGGCGGCCGGCTGCACGTCGACGTCTCACCCGAGCGGGTGCTGCTGCGCGGGCCGGCAGTAGTAGTCGCCCGCGGCACCTGGAACGACCCGCGCTAG
- the hflX gene encoding GTPase HflX: MTNPRTPIGDTTGEFDLADRQSLRRVSGLSTELADVTEVEYRQLRLERVVLVGLQLDSDPRDAENSLHELAALAETAGSVVLDGMLQRRQKPDPATFLGSGKASELADVVRATGADTVIADSELAPSQRRALEDIVKVKVIDRTALILDIFAQHAKSKEGKAQVELAQLQYLLPRLRGWGDSMSRQAGGRAAGGEGIGSRGPGETKIELDRRRINSKIAKLRRELASLKTGRDTKRSSRRRSEIPSVVIAGYTNAGKSTLINRLTGAGVLVENALFATLDPTVRRAETADGRPYTISDTVGFVRSLPHQLVEAFRSTLEEVEDADLVLHVVDGSHPDPEGQISAVREVFADVGATEVPELVVINKADQADPEVVARLQRAIPSAIAVSARTGAGFNELHAAIDTALPRPDVDFSVVIPYDRGDLVTLLHERADLSSVDYHEDGTAITGRAYPSVASTVAPYAVRAEDDQQRRS; encoded by the coding sequence ATGACGAATCCACGCACCCCGATCGGGGATACCACCGGCGAGTTCGATCTCGCCGACCGCCAGTCACTTCGTCGCGTCTCGGGTCTGTCGACCGAGCTCGCCGACGTCACCGAAGTCGAGTACCGCCAGCTGCGCCTGGAGCGCGTCGTGCTCGTCGGCTTGCAGCTCGACTCCGACCCGCGCGATGCCGAGAACTCGCTGCACGAGCTGGCCGCGCTCGCCGAGACCGCCGGCTCCGTCGTACTCGACGGCATGCTGCAGCGTCGCCAGAAGCCCGATCCAGCGACGTTCCTCGGCTCGGGTAAGGCCAGCGAGCTAGCCGATGTCGTCCGGGCGACCGGTGCCGACACGGTGATCGCCGACAGCGAGCTCGCCCCGTCGCAGCGCCGCGCTCTTGAGGACATCGTCAAGGTCAAGGTGATCGACCGTACGGCGCTCATCTTGGACATCTTCGCCCAGCACGCCAAGAGCAAAGAGGGCAAGGCGCAGGTCGAGCTGGCCCAGCTGCAGTACCTGCTGCCGCGGCTGCGCGGCTGGGGCGACTCGATGTCGCGGCAGGCCGGCGGCCGCGCCGCGGGCGGTGAGGGCATCGGCTCGCGTGGTCCCGGTGAGACGAAGATCGAGCTTGACCGCCGGCGCATCAACAGCAAGATCGCCAAGCTGCGCCGCGAGCTCGCGTCGCTGAAGACCGGCCGCGATACGAAGCGCTCGTCGCGACGCCGCTCGGAGATCCCGTCGGTCGTGATCGCCGGCTACACCAACGCTGGGAAGTCGACGCTGATCAACCGGCTGACCGGGGCCGGCGTACTCGTCGAGAACGCGCTGTTTGCCACCCTCGACCCGACCGTACGGCGCGCGGAGACTGCCGACGGCCGGCCGTACACGATCTCGGACACCGTCGGGTTCGTGCGTTCACTGCCGCACCAGCTGGTCGAGGCGTTCCGCTCGACGCTGGAGGAGGTCGAGGACGCCGATCTCGTGCTGCATGTCGTCGACGGCTCGCACCCGGACCCTGAGGGCCAGATCAGCGCCGTGCGGGAGGTCTTTGCCGATGTGGGCGCGACCGAGGTCCCCGAGCTCGTCGTGATCAACAAGGCCGACCAGGCCGACCCCGAGGTCGTTGCCCGGTTACAGCGCGCCATCCCGAGCGCCATTGCGGTCTCGGCCCGCACCGGCGCGGGCTTCAACGAGCTGCACGCCGCAATCGACACCGCGCTGCCGCGTCCGGACGTCGACTTCTCGGTGGTGATCCCGTACGACCGCGGCGACCTGGTCACGCTGTTGCACGAGCGGGCCGACCTGAGCTCGGTCGACTACCACGAGGATGGCACCGCGATTACCGGCCGCGCGTATCCCTCGGTCGCCTCGACGGTGGCGCCGTACGCCGTACGCGCCGAAGACGACCAGCAGCGCAGGTCATAG
- a CDS encoding phosphatase PAP2 family protein, with the protein MSLPDRSMPNDREDSVNAAWPSPHGAWFPRIWQVIVAAALFVAMFLNVLWDGPFRGLDQWLADAVQSWGIRELTPTGIEENEPWNTIGFLLSQTGGRWTNVTWILVLCVMAWVTDRTLVPLLRVGVAVFIMWAAVYPFKEWMDRSFPMDPAGDYFGAVGGLGGAYPSGHQTNSILLGSVGAWIAVQYIRQRWLRHLVCWYAVLAPIISAVAVIGMNYHWLTDVLGGAGMAVVLLWLLRAASATSAGQHLEARLTFSENQPPPGDRAANER; encoded by the coding sequence GTGAGCCTCCCGGACCGATCTATGCCCAACGACCGAGAGGACTCCGTCAACGCGGCGTGGCCAAGCCCGCACGGGGCCTGGTTTCCGCGAATCTGGCAGGTCATCGTGGCCGCCGCGTTGTTCGTGGCGATGTTCCTCAACGTGCTGTGGGACGGCCCGTTTCGAGGGCTCGACCAGTGGCTCGCGGACGCGGTGCAGTCGTGGGGTATCCGCGAGCTCACGCCGACGGGCATCGAGGAGAACGAGCCCTGGAACACGATCGGCTTCCTGCTGAGTCAGACCGGCGGTCGGTGGACCAACGTCACCTGGATCCTGGTGCTGTGCGTGATGGCATGGGTCACCGATCGCACGCTGGTGCCGTTGCTGCGGGTGGGCGTCGCGGTGTTCATCATGTGGGCGGCGGTCTATCCGTTTAAGGAGTGGATGGACCGCAGCTTTCCGATGGATCCGGCCGGTGACTACTTCGGTGCTGTCGGGGGGCTCGGCGGCGCATACCCCTCAGGACACCAGACGAACTCGATCCTGCTGGGCAGCGTCGGTGCGTGGATTGCGGTGCAGTACATCCGCCAGCGGTGGCTTCGTCACCTCGTGTGCTGGTACGCCGTCCTCGCGCCGATCATCTCGGCGGTTGCGGTCATTGGGATGAACTATCACTGGCTCACCGACGTGCTCGGCGGCGCCGGCATGGCGGTCGTCTTGCTGTGGCTGCTGCGCGCCGCCTCAGCCACCAGCGCCGGACAGCACCTCGAAGCGCGCCTCACCTTCTCCGAAAACCAGCCACCTCCCGGTGATCGAGCAGCGAACGAGCGCTAG
- the lexA gene encoding transcriptional repressor LexA, which yields MSKTQKGPAQKDPAQTAHESAAKSEGEVHQFPDLADNSGLTVRQRRIMEVIRERVREQGYPPSVREIGEAVGLSSPSSVAHQLRVLQEKGYLRRDPKRPRAVDARPAEPTEDDAAAAAARPSPAYVPIVGQIAAGGPILAEEAIEDVFPLPKELVGDGTLFLLRVVGESMIDAAICDGDWVVVRQQPVAEQGDIVAAMIDGEATVKTFRKSDGHVWLLPHNPAFEPINGDEATVLGKVVSVLRRV from the coding sequence ATGAGCAAGACCCAGAAGGGCCCGGCACAGAAGGACCCGGCGCAGACGGCTCACGAGTCCGCGGCAAAGTCCGAGGGTGAGGTCCACCAGTTCCCCGATCTCGCCGACAACAGCGGGCTCACGGTTCGTCAGCGCCGCATCATGGAGGTCATCCGCGAACGCGTCCGCGAGCAGGGTTACCCGCCCAGCGTGCGCGAGATCGGCGAGGCGGTCGGCCTGTCCTCGCCCTCGTCGGTCGCCCACCAGCTACGCGTGCTGCAGGAGAAGGGCTACCTGCGCCGCGACCCCAAGCGTCCGCGCGCCGTCGATGCGCGACCTGCCGAGCCGACCGAGGACGACGCTGCGGCCGCGGCGGCGCGGCCCAGCCCGGCGTACGTGCCGATCGTCGGCCAGATCGCCGCCGGTGGACCGATCCTGGCCGAAGAGGCCATCGAGGACGTCTTCCCGCTGCCTAAGGAGCTCGTCGGTGACGGCACGCTGTTCCTGCTGCGCGTGGTCGGCGAGTCGATGATCGACGCCGCGATCTGCGATGGCGACTGGGTCGTCGTACGTCAGCAGCCCGTCGCCGAACAAGGCGACATCGTCGCGGCGATGATCGACGGCGAGGCGACGGTCAAGACGTTCCGCAAGAGCGACGGCCACGTCTGGCTGCTGCCGCACAACCCGGCGTTCGAGCCGATCAACGGCGACGAGGCCACCGTGCTCGGCAAGGTCGTCTCGGTATTGCGCCGCGTCTGA
- a CDS encoding LysM peptidoglycan-binding domain-containing protein, which translates to MTMQTSSSSTSKSIPADQSASHAASHRPRATTRRRARPERRTDRFGVFAPVPDAPAAPATPAPGHSPLTDERSMVHSFVATPTAAPSQPEPPQRTPHPERREPDFSGEYLGPLLPPIIEVGSRSSWLARPATLAAARESLRSAERATQAAKPARQGAAPATRRSRVRLTLRGRLAVVALIAGAIAGTSALAGADRPQTIPVAEVQVAAGDTVSSIAAQAAGGRDVAEVAAAIQAANGLAGSADAPLEPGLVIVVPGSTE; encoded by the coding sequence ATGACTATGCAGACCTCATCGAGTTCCACCAGCAAGTCCATCCCGGCTGACCAGTCGGCCAGCCACGCCGCCAGCCACCGGCCTCGCGCCACCACGCGGCGCCGCGCTCGGCCCGAGCGTCGTACTGACCGCTTCGGCGTCTTTGCTCCCGTACCCGATGCGCCCGCCGCACCCGCGACGCCGGCGCCGGGACACTCGCCGCTCACCGACGAGCGGTCGATGGTGCACTCCTTCGTCGCTACCCCCACGGCAGCGCCGTCGCAACCGGAGCCTCCGCAGCGAACGCCACATCCGGAGCGCCGCGAGCCCGACTTCTCCGGCGAGTACCTCGGTCCGCTGCTCCCGCCGATCATCGAGGTCGGTTCGCGCTCGAGCTGGCTGGCGCGTCCGGCTACTCTCGCTGCGGCACGCGAATCGCTGCGCTCCGCCGAGCGCGCCACGCAGGCCGCGAAGCCGGCTCGTCAGGGCGCGGCGCCGGCGACGCGTCGCTCTCGGGTTCGCCTGACGCTGCGCGGGCGGCTCGCGGTCGTCGCGCTGATCGCCGGCGCGATCGCGGGTACGTCGGCGCTGGCTGGTGCCGACCGGCCGCAGACCATCCCGGTCGCCGAGGTCCAGGTGGCCGCCGGCGACACGGTGAGCTCGATCGCGGCTCAAGCGGCGGGCGGCCGCGACGTCGCCGAGGTCGCCGCCGCGATCCAAGCTGCCAACGGCTTGGCCGGCTCGGCCGACGCGCCGCTGGAGCCGGGTCTGGTCATCGTGGTCCCCGGTTCGACCGAGTAG